From one Streptomyces sp. N50 genomic stretch:
- a CDS encoding triacylglycerol lipase — MQRHKRRIAAALSAVTTSLLLSLSLASTPAHAASHDPIVFVHGLSSDSTSWDDWIADFEADGYSSSELYAISYDWTKSNVTTASTLSTYIQSVLSKTGASKVDLVVHSMGALNSRYYLKNLGGTSYVDHFVSVAGVNHGTSIASLCGWLYTSCKEMQTGSSFLTALNSGDETPGSVSYAAYWSDCDAAIDPDTSAELSGATNVDVGCISHTDMNNDHGVYEQVHAFIS, encoded by the coding sequence ATGCAGCGCCACAAGCGTCGCATCGCCGCGGCCCTGTCGGCCGTGACCACCTCGCTCCTTCTGTCACTCTCTCTGGCCTCGACGCCCGCTCACGCGGCGAGCCACGATCCGATCGTGTTCGTCCACGGTCTGAGCAGCGACTCCACCAGCTGGGACGACTGGATCGCGGACTTCGAGGCGGACGGCTACTCGTCCTCCGAGCTGTACGCGATCTCCTACGACTGGACGAAGTCGAACGTCACGACCGCTTCGACACTGTCGACCTACATCCAGTCCGTCCTCTCCAAGACAGGCGCCTCGAAGGTCGACCTGGTGGTCCACTCCATGGGTGCGCTCAACAGCCGCTACTACCTCAAGAACCTGGGCGGGACCTCGTACGTCGACCACTTCGTGTCGGTCGCCGGAGTGAACCACGGCACGAGCATCGCCTCGCTGTGCGGCTGGCTGTACACGTCCTGCAAGGAGATGCAGACGGGGAGTTCGTTCCTCACGGCGCTCAACTCGGGTGACGAGACGCCCGGGAGCGTGTCGTACGCGGCCTACTGGTCGGACTGCGACGCGGCGATCGACCCGGACACCTCGGCCGAGCTGAGCGGCGCGACCAACGTCGACGTCGGGTGCATCTCGCACACCGACATGAACAACGACCACGGCGTCTACGAGCAGGTGCACGCCTTCATCTCCTGA
- a CDS encoding 8-amino-7-oxononanoate synthase, which produces MAFGWIDEQAEQRRRAGLVRTLRPRPADSPLLDLASNDYLGLAHHPEVVEGAADAARTWGGGSTGSRLVTGTTELHARLERELAEFCGFEAALVFSSGYAANLAAVTTLAPHGSLIVSDAGNHASLIDGCRLARGATQVVGHADPDGVRKALRTHDGQAVVVSDSVFSVDGDAAPVEALAEACREFGAGLLLDDAHGLGVLGDGGRGAPYAAGLAGREDVVVTVTLSKSLGSQGGAVLGPARVIDHLVNAARTFIFDTGLAPAAAGAALAALTLLRREPERAARARAVAGELHTRLTAAGLEAVRPDAAVVSVRAPSPEAAVQWAADCRTAGLAVGCFRPPSVPDGISRLRLTARADLSGAEIERAVRVIGETRP; this is translated from the coding sequence ATGGCGTTCGGCTGGATCGACGAGCAGGCGGAGCAGCGCCGTCGCGCCGGGCTCGTACGGACCCTGCGGCCCCGTCCCGCCGACTCGCCGCTCCTCGATCTCGCGAGCAACGACTACCTGGGTCTGGCCCATCACCCCGAGGTCGTCGAGGGCGCTGCTGATGCGGCGCGGACCTGGGGCGGGGGGTCGACCGGCTCGCGGCTCGTCACCGGTACGACCGAGCTGCATGCCCGACTGGAGCGTGAACTGGCCGAGTTCTGCGGGTTCGAGGCCGCCCTCGTCTTCTCCTCCGGGTACGCGGCCAACCTCGCAGCGGTCACCACGCTCGCGCCGCACGGCTCGTTGATCGTCTCCGACGCGGGCAACCACGCCTCCCTCATCGACGGCTGCCGACTGGCCCGGGGCGCGACCCAGGTCGTAGGCCACGCCGATCCGGACGGGGTGCGCAAGGCGCTGCGGACGCACGACGGGCAGGCCGTGGTCGTGTCCGACTCGGTGTTCTCCGTGGACGGGGACGCGGCGCCGGTGGAGGCGCTCGCCGAGGCGTGCCGGGAGTTCGGGGCGGGGCTGCTGCTCGACGACGCGCACGGGCTCGGGGTGCTGGGTGACGGGGGGCGCGGGGCGCCGTACGCGGCGGGGCTCGCGGGGCGTGAGGACGTGGTCGTGACCGTGACCCTGTCCAAGTCGCTCGGCAGTCAGGGCGGTGCCGTGCTCGGGCCGGCGCGGGTGATCGACCATCTGGTCAACGCGGCGCGGACGTTCATCTTCGACACGGGGCTCGCGCCCGCCGCCGCGGGTGCGGCGCTGGCCGCGCTCACCCTGCTGCGGCGCGAGCCCGAGCGGGCTGCCCGGGCTCGCGCCGTGGCGGGTGAGCTGCACACGCGGCTGACCGCCGCGGGTCTGGAAGCGGTACGTCCGGACGCCGCGGTGGTCTCGGTGCGTGCGCCGTCCCCGGAGGCGGCCGTGCAATGGGCGGCCGACTGCCGTACGGCAGGGCTGGCCGTGGGCTGCTTCCGTCCTCCTTCCGTGCCCGACGGCATCTCACGGCTCAGGCTGACCGCCCGAGCGGACCTCTCCGGGGCCGAGATCGAACGCGCTGTACGTGTGATCGGCGAGACGCGACCATGA
- a CDS encoding ATP-binding protein, with translation MADHLEASVTLPSDPASVSTARTYVVGTLVEWGLAADTEVADTIRLIVSELATNAVQHTFGQSPTFTVDIELERDERLRIGVTDSHPRFPKRLPAAVQQDNGRGMVIIRWLTAECGGKLKVRPTLEGGKTVSIEVPWTVPARPVTAAGQQEP, from the coding sequence ATGGCAGACCATCTGGAAGCATCCGTCACTCTGCCGAGCGATCCCGCCTCGGTCTCCACCGCCCGCACCTATGTCGTCGGGACCCTGGTGGAATGGGGGCTCGCGGCGGACACGGAGGTCGCCGACACCATCCGCCTGATCGTCTCCGAACTCGCCACCAACGCCGTACAGCACACCTTCGGGCAGTCACCCACCTTCACGGTGGACATCGAGCTGGAGCGTGACGAACGCCTGCGCATCGGGGTCACCGACAGCCATCCCCGGTTCCCCAAACGCCTGCCGGCCGCCGTCCAGCAGGACAACGGCCGGGGCATGGTGATCATCCGCTGGCTGACCGCGGAGTGCGGCGGCAAACTCAAGGTCCGGCCCACTCTGGAGGGCGGCAAGACGGTCTCCATCGAGGTGCCCTGGACGGTGCCGGCCCGCCCGGTGACCGCCGCGGGCCAGCAGGAGCCGTAG
- a CDS encoding C40 family peptidase, translating into MTALNRVPSLMVRAGTASAFAIAAVGGSVVIPGVASDAAAATPATKALQVAASKKGAPYRYGATGPGRFDCSGLTLYSYKKAGKKLPRTAAQQYNKTHHISAKSRKAGDLVFFHSGSSVYHVGIYAGKGKIWHAPKTGDVVRLQKIWTKSVWYGRVS; encoded by the coding sequence ATGACTGCGCTCAATCGTGTCCCGTCGCTGATGGTCAGGGCCGGTACGGCCTCGGCCTTCGCCATCGCCGCCGTTGGCGGTTCCGTCGTGATACCGGGCGTCGCATCCGACGCCGCGGCCGCGACACCCGCGACGAAGGCACTCCAGGTCGCGGCGTCCAAGAAGGGCGCCCCGTACAGGTACGGGGCCACCGGACCGGGCCGCTTCGACTGCTCCGGGCTCACGCTGTACTCGTACAAGAAGGCGGGCAAGAAACTGCCCCGTACGGCGGCCCAGCAGTACAACAAGACCCACCACATCTCGGCCAAGAGCCGCAAGGCCGGGGACCTCGTCTTCTTCCACTCGGGCTCCAGCGTCTACCACGTCGGCATCTACGCCGGCAAGGGAAAGATCTGGCACGCCCCGAAGACCGGGGACGTGGTGAGACTGCAGAAGATCTGGACCAAGAGCGTCTGGTACGGCCGGGTCAGCTGA
- a CDS encoding helix-turn-helix transcriptional regulator yields the protein MLTPVNPTSLDRTSPPSRTDTARTLDPALPDGVRIRMLRAVYGDPRAAAELLPRLTPRQAAGLDPLPTEPASLAPELLTRYRREIRALPDDTRLLLLLAAADQYPVATHAFLRAVAAGRLDTRPLEAAETAGVAHATAGGVVFRDAWTRIAAYETGSAADRRDVHRLLARVLRAEGETPRRSWHRGAGALGPSVRLSAELRTAAQQARDAGEHPLACALVERAAALSSDPREQSRLLDRAAGDAWQSGEGDRARRLAAATDSDALNGVFALRAGNAAEAFDALLMAVARWEVGESAASLSEASRSAEVTRVSEVTRVTEASRSTDEATRSAVTPRTATSRSIDEATRSAATPRTATSRSIDEATRSAATPGTATPPSTAVPRTTRTPRIAITAVPRTPVAHHAVHLLARATEAAVYTGDLRRCREAAAVASRVGIVPHGTLGGLAAAFEGRYEDARDLLKAAAGRCGPGGDPTLLIHAGIAALMLGDHTRATTATVRAAASARARGATVVVAQAMEFRAYAEFWTGHPRAAETAVADALWQAHATGQDNGACHLQAALAMFAALTGDGDVCRERAAAARSYALGRGLGLPAALAQWALAYLDLSSGRFAAAAARLRALAGFGPGHGHRAIRHLATPHYVEAAVRSGDTRIARAAHADYDRWARAVRSPDDLALSARCRALLAPGDESVDHYRVALDLHAHGTRDFERARTELLFGGALRRLRRRTEARDRLHTSLEAFESFGAPHCAAQARAELRALGTPVTATVLPTPGALDPTTRLTAQQLMVARMAADGATNREIAVRLALSPRTIDHHLRGVFSRLGIRSRIELVRLLAEGEAS from the coding sequence GTGCTGACTCCGGTGAACCCCACTTCCCTAGACCGCACTTCGCCCCCGTCGCGCACCGACACGGCGCGAACCCTCGACCCCGCCCTCCCCGACGGGGTCCGCATCCGTATGCTCCGCGCGGTCTACGGCGATCCGCGCGCCGCCGCCGAACTCCTCCCGCGCCTGACCCCACGCCAGGCCGCCGGCCTCGACCCCCTCCCGACCGAACCGGCGTCCCTGGCACCGGAGTTGCTCACCCGGTACCGCCGGGAGATCCGCGCCCTGCCCGACGACACGCGGCTGCTGTTGCTGCTCGCGGCGGCGGACCAGTACCCGGTCGCCACGCACGCGTTCCTGCGGGCCGTCGCGGCTGGGCGGCTCGACACCAGACCCCTCGAAGCCGCCGAGACGGCCGGGGTGGCGCACGCGACGGCGGGCGGGGTCGTCTTCCGCGACGCGTGGACGAGGATCGCCGCGTACGAGACCGGGTCGGCGGCGGACCGGCGGGACGTACACCGGTTGCTGGCACGGGTGTTGCGCGCGGAGGGGGAGACACCGCGACGTTCCTGGCACCGGGGCGCGGGCGCGCTCGGCCCCAGCGTGCGGCTCAGCGCGGAACTCCGCACGGCCGCGCAACAGGCACGCGACGCCGGCGAACACCCCCTGGCCTGCGCCCTCGTGGAACGCGCCGCCGCGCTCTCCAGCGACCCGCGCGAACAGTCCCGCCTCCTCGACCGGGCCGCCGGTGACGCCTGGCAGTCCGGGGAGGGAGACCGGGCGCGAAGACTCGCGGCCGCGACGGACAGCGACGCGTTGAACGGGGTGTTCGCCCTGCGGGCGGGGAACGCGGCCGAGGCGTTCGACGCGCTGCTGATGGCGGTGGCGCGGTGGGAGGTCGGGGAGTCCGCGGCTTCCTTGAGCGAGGCATCCCGGTCGGCCGAGGTGACACGAGTGAGCGAGGTGACACGAGTGACTGAGGCATCCCGGTCGACCGACGAGGCAACCCGGTCGGCCGTGACCCCGCGAACGGCCACGTCCCGGTCGATCGATGAGGCAACCCGGTCGGCCGCGACTCCGCGAACGGCCACGTCCCGGTCGATCGATGAGGCAACCCGGTCGGCCGCAACCCCGGGAACGGCCACGCCTCCGTCTACCGCGGTACCCCGAACGACCAGGACGCCCCGCATCGCCATCACCGCCGTACCCCGAACTCCCGTCGCCCACCACGCCGTTCACCTCCTCGCCCGGGCCACTGAAGCCGCCGTCTACACCGGGGACCTGAGACGGTGCCGGGAGGCGGCTGCGGTGGCCTCCCGGGTGGGGATCGTGCCGCACGGGACGTTGGGGGGACTGGCTGCCGCGTTCGAGGGGCGGTACGAGGACGCGCGGGATCTGCTCAAGGCCGCCGCCGGGCGCTGCGGACCCGGGGGCGACCCCACCCTCCTCATCCACGCCGGGATCGCCGCGTTGATGCTCGGTGACCACACCCGTGCCACCACCGCCACCGTGCGGGCGGCGGCCTCGGCGCGGGCGCGGGGGGCGACCGTGGTCGTGGCGCAGGCGATGGAGTTCCGGGCGTACGCCGAGTTCTGGACCGGGCATCCGCGGGCCGCCGAGACGGCCGTGGCCGACGCCCTGTGGCAGGCACACGCCACCGGGCAGGACAACGGAGCCTGCCATCTGCAGGCAGCGCTCGCCATGTTCGCGGCGCTCACCGGGGACGGCGATGTCTGCCGGGAACGTGCCGCCGCCGCCCGCTCGTACGCCCTCGGCCGGGGCCTGGGACTGCCGGCCGCCCTCGCCCAATGGGCGCTCGCCTACCTGGACTTGAGCAGTGGCCGCTTCGCCGCCGCCGCGGCCCGGCTGCGCGCGCTCGCCGGCTTCGGCCCGGGCCACGGCCACCGGGCGATACGGCACCTCGCCACCCCGCACTACGTCGAGGCCGCCGTCCGCAGCGGCGACACCCGGATCGCCCGTGCCGCACACGCCGACTACGACCGCTGGGCCCGTGCCGTGCGCAGCCCCGACGACCTTGCCCTGAGCGCCCGTTGCAGGGCCCTGCTCGCGCCCGGTGACGAATCCGTGGACCACTACCGCGTCGCCCTCGACCTCCACGCGCACGGCACCCGTGACTTCGAACGGGCCCGCACCGAGTTGCTGTTCGGCGGCGCCCTGCGCCGGTTGCGCCGCCGCACCGAGGCCCGTGACCGCCTGCACACCTCGCTGGAGGCCTTCGAGTCCTTCGGCGCCCCGCACTGCGCCGCCCAGGCCCGCGCCGAACTCCGCGCCCTCGGCACCCCGGTGACCGCGACGGTCCTCCCCACACCGGGTGCCCTCGACCCGACCACCCGCCTGACCGCCCAGCAACTCATGGTCGCCCGCATGGCGGCCGACGGCGCCACCAACCGCGAGATCGCCGTCCGCCTCGCCCTCAGCCCCCGCACCATCGACCACCATCTACGGGGCGTCTTCAGCCGGTTGGGCATCCGGTCGCGCATTGAACTGGTACGGCTGCTGGCGGAAGGGGAGGCCTCCTAG
- a CDS encoding helix-turn-helix transcriptional regulator: protein MQYGPAVRRRKLGAELRALRAEAGLTSGEAARLVGWHQSKVSRIETGASGVKPPDVRLLLDAYQVGDPQLRDMLLVLAGSEDGGGRHHWWHAYRGVLPPAYRDFISLESQASTLRTLETSVVPGLLQTPEYARAVTRAAVGGLDNDGPERLDTLVQVRLARQDVLRADPPLELSVVLDEAVLRREVGGPGVMARQLDRLVEAARLPQVSLQVLPFAAGAHIGITGPFVIFSFPSTSDLDVVVLDHLTSSLYLERKEDLEAYTEAFNTLQFHALSPEDSSDYIAGIGDGA from the coding sequence ATGCAGTACGGTCCCGCGGTGCGCCGCCGGAAACTGGGCGCCGAACTCCGCGCGTTGCGTGCGGAGGCGGGGCTCACCAGCGGTGAGGCGGCCCGGCTGGTCGGCTGGCACCAGTCGAAGGTGAGCCGCATCGAGACCGGCGCGAGTGGCGTGAAACCACCCGACGTCCGGTTACTCCTGGACGCCTACCAGGTCGGCGACCCACAACTTCGGGACATGCTCCTCGTGTTGGCCGGCTCGGAGGACGGCGGCGGCCGGCACCACTGGTGGCACGCCTATCGCGGTGTACTGCCGCCCGCCTACCGGGACTTCATCAGCCTGGAGTCACAGGCCAGCACGCTCCGCACCCTGGAGACCTCGGTGGTCCCCGGCCTGCTGCAGACGCCCGAGTACGCCCGCGCGGTGACCCGGGCCGCCGTGGGAGGCCTCGACAACGACGGCCCCGAGCGACTCGACACGCTGGTGCAGGTGCGGTTGGCCAGGCAGGACGTGCTCCGCGCGGATCCGCCGCTGGAGCTGAGCGTGGTCCTCGACGAGGCGGTGCTGCGGCGGGAGGTCGGCGGGCCGGGGGTGATGGCGCGTCAGCTGGACCGGCTCGTGGAGGCGGCCCGGTTGCCTCAAGTGAGCCTTCAGGTACTGCCGTTCGCCGCAGGAGCACACATCGGCATCACCGGACCTTTCGTTATCTTCTCCTTTCCGAGCACTTCTGATCTGGACGTGGTTGTTCTAGACCACTTGACGAGTAGCCTCTACCTCGAACGGAAAGAAGACCTAGAGGCCTACACCGAGGCCTTCAACACCCTTCAGTTCCACGCCCTTTCGCCCGAGGATTCGTCGGATTACATCGCCGGGATAGGTGACGGCGCGTAA
- a CDS encoding ATP-dependent Clp protease proteolytic subunit, translating to MTRPSARHVLPEFTERTSAGHRTLDPYSKLLEERIVFLGTPIDDISANDVMAQFMHLEYQAPDRDISLYINSPGGSFTAMSAIYDTLRFVTCDVETICLGQAGTSAALLLAAGTPGKRSALPGARVVLHQPSFPEPIQGQASDLAIQAEELARTRVQLEELLALHTGRTVEQVSADIERDRIMDAQQALEYGLVDRIVTTRKTSLTEHGGE from the coding sequence ATGACCCGACCGTCCGCCCGCCACGTCCTGCCCGAGTTCACCGAGCGCACCAGCGCCGGCCACCGGACCCTGGACCCGTACTCGAAGCTGCTGGAGGAGCGGATCGTGTTCCTCGGGACGCCGATCGACGACATCTCGGCGAACGACGTGATGGCCCAGTTCATGCACCTCGAGTACCAGGCACCGGACCGGGACATCTCGCTGTACATCAACTCGCCCGGCGGATCGTTCACCGCGATGTCCGCGATCTACGACACGTTGCGGTTCGTCACGTGTGACGTGGAGACGATCTGCCTGGGCCAGGCCGGCACCTCCGCGGCGCTGCTGCTGGCGGCGGGCACCCCGGGCAAGCGGTCGGCGCTGCCGGGTGCGCGGGTGGTGCTCCACCAGCCCTCGTTCCCCGAGCCGATCCAGGGTCAGGCGAGCGATCTCGCCATCCAGGCCGAGGAGTTGGCGCGTACGCGGGTCCAACTGGAGGAGCTGCTGGCCCTGCACACGGGCCGGACGGTGGAGCAGGTGAGCGCGGACATCGAGCGGGACCGGATCATGGATGCCCAACAGGCCCTGGAATACGGGTTGGTGGACCGGATCGTGACCACGCGCAAGACCTCGCTCACCGAGCACGGCGGGGAGTGA
- a CDS encoding DUF397 domain-containing protein, which produces MSALPRNVPSSSDSSDSSDLHGVRWLRSSYSTGANNCVEAARPRSGPRAGLLAVRDSKDPQGPALLFSPESWTGFLSAFH; this is translated from the coding sequence ATGTCTGCACTGCCTCGGAACGTACCTTCCAGTTCTGACAGCTCTGACAGTTCTGATCTGCACGGTGTGCGGTGGCTGCGCAGCAGCTACAGCACGGGAGCGAACAACTGCGTCGAGGCGGCTCGTCCGCGCTCAGGCCCCCGCGCGGGGCTGCTCGCCGTACGCGACTCGAAGGACCCGCAAGGACCCGCCCTGCTGTTCTCCCCCGAGAGCTGGACGGGTTTCCTCAGCGCGTTCCACTGA
- the bioD gene encoding dethiobiotin synthase → MPVLVITGTGTEVGKTITTAAVAAAATAAGRTVAVLKAAQTGLRPDERGDADEVARLAGGVTATELARYPEPLAPGTAARRAGLAPVHPHEIAEAAQKLATEHDLVLVEGAGGLLVRFDEEGGTLADAAKSLAAPVLVVASAGLGTLNTTELTARELRSQGLELLGVVIGSWPNTPDLASRCNVADLPEVAGAPLLGALPEGAGALPPADFRAAAASWLAPRLDGAWDAEEFGEREAPPT, encoded by the coding sequence ATGCCGGTACTGGTGATCACGGGCACGGGCACGGAGGTCGGCAAGACGATCACCACGGCCGCGGTAGCCGCAGCGGCGACGGCAGCCGGCCGCACAGTGGCCGTCCTGAAGGCCGCGCAGACGGGTCTACGGCCGGACGAGCGCGGGGACGCCGACGAGGTGGCGAGGCTCGCGGGTGGGGTCACGGCGACCGAACTCGCCCGGTATCCCGAGCCGTTGGCCCCCGGCACGGCCGCCCGCCGGGCCGGTCTCGCGCCGGTACACCCGCACGAGATCGCCGAAGCCGCCCAGAAGTTGGCCACCGAGCACGACCTGGTGCTGGTCGAGGGCGCGGGCGGGCTGCTCGTACGGTTCGACGAGGAGGGCGGCACGCTGGCGGACGCGGCGAAGTCGCTTGCCGCTCCGGTCCTGGTGGTGGCGTCGGCGGGTCTTGGCACCCTGAACACGACGGAACTGACGGCTCGCGAACTCCGTTCCCAGGGGCTTGAGTTGCTGGGTGTGGTGATCGGCAGCTGGCCCAACACGCCTGATCTTGCGTCGCGTTGCAATGTGGCCGACCTGCCGGAGGTGGCGGGGGCGCCCTTGCTCGGGGCGTTGCCGGAGGGGGCCGGTGCTCTGCCACCCGCCGACTTCCGTGCCGCGGCCGCGAGTTGGCTGGCGCCGCGGCTCGACGGGGCGTGGGATGCCGAGGAGTTCGGGGAGCGGGAGGCTCCGCCGACCTGA
- a CDS encoding adenosylmethionine--8-amino-7-oxononanoate transaminase, whose translation MPDPTGRLPVPELLELDRRHVWHPYGPMPGRVDPLVVESASGVRLRLAGGGGELVDGMSSWWSAIHGYNHPVLNEAAHEQLGRMSHVMFGGLTHEPAVRLAKLLVDMSPDGLEHVFLADSGSVSVEVAVKMCLQYWRSLGRPAKQRLLTWRGGYHGDTWQPMSVCDPEGGMHELWSGVLPRQVFVDAPPAEHEESYADRLRSAIERHAHELAAVIVEPVVQGAGGMRFHSPAYLRVLREACDAHDVLLVFDEIATGFGRTGALFAADHAAVTPDVMCVGKALTGGYMTMAASLCTSRVAEGISRGEVPVLAHGPTFMGNPLAAAVACASLELLLNQDWLTEVKRIETGLREGLAPAREIPGVQDVRVLGAIGVVQLDHAIDMKAATDAAVREGVWLRPFRDLVYTMPPYVTGDADLARITRAVCAAAREG comes from the coding sequence ATGCCTGACCCGACCGGCCGCCTGCCCGTCCCGGAGCTGCTGGAGCTGGACCGGCGGCACGTCTGGCATCCGTACGGTCCGATGCCCGGCCGGGTCGACCCGCTCGTCGTGGAGTCGGCGAGCGGGGTGCGGCTCCGACTGGCGGGCGGCGGGGGCGAGTTGGTCGACGGGATGTCGTCCTGGTGGTCGGCGATCCACGGCTACAACCACCCCGTGCTCAACGAGGCCGCGCACGAGCAGCTCGGCCGGATGAGCCACGTGATGTTCGGCGGGCTCACGCACGAGCCCGCCGTACGGCTGGCGAAGCTCCTTGTCGACATGTCACCCGACGGCCTGGAACACGTCTTCCTGGCCGACTCGGGCTCGGTGTCGGTCGAGGTCGCGGTGAAGATGTGCCTCCAGTACTGGCGCTCCCTCGGCCGCCCCGCGAAACAGCGCCTGCTGACCTGGCGCGGCGGCTACCACGGCGACACCTGGCAGCCGATGTCGGTGTGCGACCCCGAGGGCGGGATGCACGAGCTGTGGTCGGGGGTGCTGCCCCGGCAGGTGTTCGTGGACGCGCCTCCGGCCGAGCACGAGGAGTCGTACGCCGACCGATTGCGCTCGGCGATCGAGCGGCACGCGCACGAACTGGCCGCGGTGATCGTGGAGCCGGTGGTGCAGGGCGCGGGCGGGATGCGGTTCCACTCCCCCGCGTATCTGCGCGTGCTGCGCGAGGCGTGCGACGCGCATGACGTGCTGCTGGTGTTCGACGAGATCGCGACGGGTTTCGGCCGCACGGGAGCCTTGTTCGCGGCGGACCACGCAGCCGTCACACCCGACGTCATGTGCGTGGGCAAGGCGCTGACCGGCGGCTACATGACGATGGCGGCGAGCCTGTGCACGTCACGCGTGGCCGAGGGCATCTCGCGGGGCGAGGTACCGGTCCTCGCCCACGGCCCGACCTTCATGGGCAACCCGCTGGCGGCGGCCGTGGCCTGCGCGTCGCTCGAACTCCTCCTGAACCAGGACTGGTTGACGGAGGTCAAGCGCATCGAGACGGGCCTGCGGGAGGGCCTGGCCCCGGCGCGGGAGATCCCCGGCGTCCAGGACGTCCGCGTCCTCGGCGCCATCGGCGTGGTCCAGCTCGACCACGCCATCGACATGAAGGCCGCCACGGACGCGGCCGTCCGCGAGGGCGTGTGGCTACGGCCGTTCCGCGACCTCGTCTACACGATGCCGCCGTACGTCACGGGCGACGCCGACCTCGCGCGGATCACCCGCGCGGTGTGCGCGGCGGCACGGGAGGGATGA
- a CDS encoding type II toxin-antitoxin system Phd/YefM family antitoxin, translated as MAYEIPVTQARAELADLINRVVYGAERVVVTRHGKPLVALVSAADLERLNELDRAGEERVISAVSAVREVASAPREHQRFGIAAEHRGSSPS; from the coding sequence ATGGCCTACGAGATTCCGGTGACGCAAGCCAGGGCTGAGCTCGCCGACCTGATCAACCGGGTGGTGTACGGCGCCGAGCGCGTCGTCGTGACACGGCACGGGAAGCCGCTCGTCGCCCTTGTCTCCGCCGCCGACCTGGAGCGATTGAACGAGCTGGACCGGGCCGGCGAGGAGCGCGTGATCAGTGCCGTCTCCGCCGTGCGCGAGGTCGCGTCCGCTCCCCGCGAACACCAGCGGTTCGGCATCGCGGCCGAGCATCGGGGGTCCAGTCCCTCCTAG
- the bioB gene encoding biotin synthase BioB: MDLLNTLVDKGLRRELPTRAEALAVLATSDDDLLDVVAAAGKVRRHWFGRRVKLNYLVNLKSGLCPEDCSYCSQRLGSKAEILKYTWLKPDAASKAAAAGVAGGAKRVCLVASGRGPTDRDVDRVAGTIKAIKDQNEGVEVCACLGLLSDGQADRLREAGADAYNHNLNTSESTYGDITTTHTYADRVDTVQKAHAAGLSACSGLIAGMGESDEDLVDVVFSLRDLDPDSVPVNFLIPMEGTPLEAEWHLTPQRCLRILAMVRFVCPDVEVRIAGGREVHLRTMQPLALNLANSIFLGDYLTSEGQAGHADLEMIADAGFEVEGAGEVTLPRHRATAGGCGSHEDAGCGSHEGAGCGGHEGAAGGCGGHEGAGVCGSAPAPAAAATAAPAPQADEVRRDLVSVRRRGAGTDIAPNA, encoded by the coding sequence ATGGACCTGCTGAACACGCTCGTGGACAAGGGGCTTCGGCGCGAGCTGCCGACCCGCGCGGAAGCTCTCGCCGTCCTCGCCACCTCGGACGACGACCTGCTGGATGTCGTGGCCGCGGCCGGAAAGGTGCGCCGGCACTGGTTCGGCCGACGGGTGAAGCTCAACTACCTCGTCAACCTGAAGTCCGGCCTGTGCCCCGAGGACTGCTCGTACTGCTCGCAGCGGCTCGGCTCCAAGGCCGAGATCCTGAAGTACACGTGGCTGAAACCCGACGCTGCCTCGAAGGCGGCCGCGGCCGGTGTGGCGGGAGGTGCCAAGCGCGTCTGCCTGGTCGCCTCCGGCCGAGGTCCGACCGACCGGGACGTGGACCGGGTCGCGGGCACCATCAAGGCGATCAAGGACCAGAACGAGGGCGTCGAGGTGTGCGCCTGCCTCGGCCTGCTCTCCGACGGCCAGGCGGACCGGCTGCGCGAGGCCGGCGCCGACGCCTACAACCACAACCTCAACACGTCCGAGTCGACGTACGGCGACATCACGACCACCCACACCTACGCCGACCGCGTCGACACCGTGCAGAAGGCGCACGCGGCCGGCCTGTCCGCCTGCTCCGGCCTGATCGCCGGCATGGGCGAGAGCGACGAGGACCTGGTCGACGTCGTCTTCTCCCTCCGCGACCTGGACCCCGACTCGGTGCCGGTGAACTTCCTGATCCCGATGGAGGGCACCCCGCTCGAAGCCGAGTGGCACCTCACCCCGCAGCGCTGTCTGCGCATCCTCGCGATGGTCCGCTTCGTCTGCCCGGACGTCGAGGTCCGTATCGCGGGCGGCCGCGAGGTCCACCTGCGCACGATGCAGCCCCTCGCCCTGAACCTCGCCAACTCGATCTTCCTCGGCGACTACCTGACGTCCGAGGGCCAGGCAGGCCACGCCGACCTGGAGATGATCGCGGACGCGGGCTTCGAGGTGGAGGGCGCGGGCGAGGTGACGCTGCCGCGGCACCGGGCGACGGCGGGCGGCTGCGGCTCGCACGAGGACGCGGGCTGCGGATCACACGAAGGTGCCGGCTGCGGCGGCCACGAGGGCGCCGCTGGGGGCTGCGGCGGGCACGAGGGCGCCGGAGTCTGCGGTTCCGCTCCCGCTCCCGCCGCCGCGGCTACGGCCGCCCCCGCGCCGCAGGCCGACGAGGTGCGCCGCGACCTGGTCTCCGTACGCCGTCGAGGTGCCGGAACGGACATCGCGCCCAATGCCTGA